A genomic stretch from Terriglobus sp. RCC_193 includes:
- a CDS encoding TetR/AcrR family transcriptional regulator, translating into MEGITAIGRPREFDTEKALDQALNLFWSKGYEGTTLMDLIESIGVLKPSLYAAFGSKEELFLKALDRYKERLGAAVSPAFALPSARGSLEHYLRGLATFQSAAGTPQGCLLVQGALVGSEESNRVSKALCDSREQGFGIIRSLLERAIKQRELPRNTDIDQLALYFNAVSHGISVQAVSGISTEQLHNSITIAMRSWPEVRSSSTAKKLARRRIGSIRKPIKRKK; encoded by the coding sequence TTGGAAGGGATTACGGCGATCGGCAGGCCAAGAGAATTCGATACAGAGAAGGCTTTGGACCAAGCGCTTAACCTTTTCTGGAGCAAGGGCTATGAAGGCACAACATTGATGGACTTGATTGAGTCCATCGGAGTGTTGAAGCCGAGCCTCTATGCTGCCTTTGGCAGCAAGGAAGAATTGTTTCTAAAAGCCCTTGATCGCTACAAGGAACGCTTGGGCGCAGCGGTGTCTCCTGCGTTCGCTTTGCCTTCGGCACGGGGAAGCCTGGAGCATTATCTTCGTGGACTGGCCACGTTCCAGAGCGCTGCTGGGACACCACAAGGTTGTCTCCTTGTGCAAGGCGCGCTTGTCGGCAGTGAAGAATCGAACCGCGTGTCGAAAGCCCTCTGCGATAGCCGCGAGCAAGGGTTCGGAATCATCCGTAGTTTGCTGGAACGCGCGATCAAGCAACGTGAACTGCCCCGCAACACAGACATCGATCAGCTTGCGCTCTACTTCAACGCCGTGTCTCACGGCATCTCTGTACAAGCTGTCAGCGGGATCTCCACGGAACAGCTCCACAACTCCATCACAATCGCTATGCGTAGCTGGCCAGAGGTTCGCTCTTCCAGTACCGCAAAAAAGCTCGCTCGACGTCGAATCGGTTCCATACGGAAGCCGATCAAACGGAAAAAATGA
- a CDS encoding DUF2252 domain-containing protein yields MAKSKEVPAKKSSRPLPKSAGSPRKTKVTVPEPLIPFAGDRPLNERRSTGKAFRIKLPRETHANWVRQSDFPGAVEIVMEGNKGRLEKYVPLRLARMAASPFSFYRGAAAVMATDLASTQITGVMAVIDGDAHINNFGLYGTPQRDIIFDLNDFDEAVIGPWEWDLKRLVASVNLAGRENGLNARERATAVRRTVRGYRANLNRLEKLGVLETWYLHAYPGRENPLGKVDPKSKAIWAKAVGKAERQTNQTLLGKVAEKVNGHWRFREDPPILTRVDSSTRNAVEKALVEYADTLHRERKFMLSRYRIADVAHRIVGVGSVGTRAYLALLFGNGDNDPLFLQVKEAIVPALAPFIERRADGQFSHEGKRIVTGQRALQASTDVMLGWTQINGRPFFVRQMKNMKGSIPIEWLSGDAFYFYVWACGAILARAHARTTDSALLAGYCGNSGVLDDALATFAESYGDQTVRDHAALVQAVKNDRAVQQMMGK; encoded by the coding sequence ATGGCAAAATCGAAGGAAGTTCCCGCGAAGAAATCCTCACGGCCTCTCCCGAAGTCGGCAGGTTCACCAAGGAAGACCAAAGTAACTGTCCCTGAACCTCTTATCCCCTTTGCAGGAGACCGCCCCCTTAACGAACGCCGATCCACCGGCAAGGCTTTCCGTATCAAACTGCCGCGTGAGACGCACGCCAACTGGGTTCGCCAATCGGACTTCCCCGGTGCAGTTGAAATCGTAATGGAGGGCAACAAGGGGCGCCTTGAGAAGTATGTTCCCTTGCGTCTGGCTCGGATGGCCGCATCCCCTTTCTCGTTCTATCGCGGGGCGGCGGCTGTAATGGCCACTGATCTCGCATCAACGCAGATCACGGGAGTCATGGCCGTTATTGATGGCGATGCACACATCAATAACTTTGGCCTTTATGGCACACCGCAACGGGACATCATCTTCGATCTCAACGATTTCGATGAGGCCGTGATCGGCCCGTGGGAATGGGATCTGAAACGCCTTGTCGCCAGTGTCAACCTGGCCGGGCGTGAAAACGGTCTCAACGCCCGGGAACGCGCCACGGCCGTCCGCCGCACCGTGCGAGGCTATCGCGCCAATCTCAATCGCCTGGAGAAACTTGGTGTTTTGGAGACCTGGTACCTTCACGCTTATCCGGGCCGCGAGAATCCTCTGGGTAAGGTCGATCCGAAATCAAAAGCGATCTGGGCCAAGGCCGTAGGCAAAGCGGAACGTCAGACGAATCAAACGTTGCTCGGCAAAGTTGCTGAAAAGGTTAATGGACACTGGCGATTCCGAGAGGATCCCCCCATATTGACCCGGGTCGACTCATCCACCCGCAACGCCGTTGAGAAGGCACTTGTCGAATACGCTGACACGTTGCACCGCGAACGAAAGTTTATGCTCTCACGCTACAGAATTGCCGACGTCGCGCATCGGATAGTAGGAGTCGGCAGCGTTGGAACCAGAGCTTATCTGGCTCTACTCTTCGGAAATGGGGATAATGATCCGCTCTTCTTGCAGGTAAAGGAAGCCATTGTTCCAGCCCTTGCGCCTTTTATCGAACGCCGCGCAGACGGGCAATTTTCTCACGAAGGAAAACGCATCGTCACCGGGCAGCGGGCTCTGCAAGCATCGACTGACGTGATGCTCGGCTGGACCCAAATTAACGGTCGCCCGTTCTTTGTTCGTCAAATGAAGAACATGAAGGGCTCTATCCCCATCGAGTGGCTTTCTGGGGATGCCTTTTACTTCTATGTATGGGCCTGCGGTGCAATCCTTGCCCGTGCACACGCACGTACCACGGACTCTGCTTTACTTGCTGGCTATTGCGGTAATTCTGGCGTTCTCGATGATGCGCTTGCCACTTTCGCCGAATCCTATGGCGATCAGACGGTGCGCGATCATGCTGCCCTCGTCCAGGCAGTCAAAAACGATCGGGCAGTACAGCAGATGATGGGCAAATAA
- a CDS encoding efflux RND transporter periplasmic adaptor subunit has translation MAALATLATTQGCKSTTAPTAVTPTVPVAIAAPASLENNLVLSAEFRPFQEVDVMAKIAGYVRSINVDIGSHVGQNAVLAMLDVPEIQDDVAKAKAGVSAADANIATAQAAVQRAEANSNIATLSFKRISDVAKRDQGLVPRQEIDVAQAKQLEAVAQLASANSSLQAAKQGKAQAQSEYSRAQAMLQYATIRAPFTGVVTKRYANTGSMIQAGISSQTQAMPVVRLAQNNLLRLVLPVPVNAVAEIRNGQTVDVEVTSTGRKLQGKVTRYADSVQTATRTMDTEVDVPNPDGALVPGMYAEVHLHLANHPAALSVPLDAVDGLGTSVQQAYVVRDGIVHLVTVQVGLQTANRVEILSGLDKGDKVIVGRHTGISDGQRVDAQPAAYETKGN, from the coding sequence ATGGCCGCCTTGGCCACACTGGCAACGACACAGGGCTGCAAATCGACAACTGCACCTACAGCAGTAACACCGACGGTTCCCGTAGCCATCGCTGCGCCAGCCAGCCTGGAAAACAACCTCGTACTCTCCGCGGAGTTTCGTCCGTTTCAGGAAGTGGACGTGATGGCAAAGATCGCAGGCTATGTGCGATCTATCAACGTCGACATAGGAAGTCACGTCGGACAGAATGCCGTCCTCGCGATGCTTGACGTACCTGAAATTCAGGATGACGTCGCGAAGGCAAAAGCAGGCGTATCTGCTGCGGATGCAAACATCGCTACGGCCCAGGCCGCCGTACAACGGGCTGAGGCAAACTCCAACATCGCAACGCTATCTTTCAAACGCATCAGCGACGTTGCCAAGCGCGATCAGGGCCTGGTGCCACGGCAGGAAATTGATGTCGCCCAAGCGAAACAGCTGGAAGCAGTAGCGCAGCTGGCCAGCGCAAACTCGTCCCTGCAAGCAGCAAAACAGGGTAAGGCACAAGCGCAGTCAGAATATTCACGTGCACAAGCTATGTTGCAGTACGCAACCATTCGCGCTCCGTTTACCGGCGTTGTGACCAAGCGTTATGCCAACACCGGCTCAATGATCCAGGCAGGCATCTCATCGCAAACGCAGGCGATGCCTGTTGTGCGACTTGCGCAGAACAATCTATTACGACTTGTTCTTCCTGTTCCAGTCAATGCAGTCGCAGAGATTCGGAATGGGCAAACGGTAGATGTAGAAGTCACCAGCACGGGCCGTAAGCTGCAGGGAAAAGTCACTCGCTATGCCGACTCTGTACAAACAGCCACACGAACCATGGATACCGAAGTCGATGTGCCCAACCCTGATGGCGCCTTGGTTCCGGGTATGTATGCAGAAGTCCATCTTCATCTCGCGAACCATCCCGCTGCATTGAGCGTGCCACTTGATGCAGTAGATGGATTAGGAACAAGCGTGCAGCAGGCTTATGTAGTACGCGATGGCATTGTGCATCTTGTCACAGTGCAGGTTGGATTGCAGACAGCGAATCGCGTAGAGATTCTTTCCGGACTCGATAAAGGTGACAAGGTCATCGTAGGACGACATACGGGAATTTCAGATGGTCAGCGCGTGGATGCACAACCTGCTGCTTACGAAACCAAAGGCAACTAA
- a CDS encoding glucose 1-dehydrogenase: protein MGNRLDGRVAIVTGASKGIGAGIARALALAGASVVVNYASDKEKAEALVTEIKAAGGNAVAARADISKAAEAQTLVNTAIVQFGRLDILVNNSGVYAFAPLGSISEEHFHRHYDINVLGPILVTQAAIKHLPAGGSIINIGSGVSRITPPHSTVYTGTKAAIDAHTGVWARELGPRQIRVNSINPGLVETEGTHAGGFIGSEHETFIANQAPLGRTGKVSDIAPLAVFLASDESGWLTGEVLIASGGVR from the coding sequence GTGGGAAACAGACTAGATGGAAGAGTAGCGATTGTTACCGGGGCTTCGAAAGGAATCGGCGCTGGCATCGCGCGTGCGCTCGCGCTTGCAGGTGCATCTGTCGTCGTCAACTACGCCTCAGACAAGGAAAAGGCCGAAGCCTTGGTCACCGAGATCAAAGCTGCTGGAGGGAACGCTGTCGCCGCCCGCGCAGACATCTCCAAAGCGGCCGAGGCACAGACTCTGGTCAATACGGCAATCGTGCAGTTCGGCAGGCTGGACATTCTCGTCAACAACTCCGGTGTCTATGCCTTCGCTCCACTGGGTTCCATCAGCGAAGAGCACTTCCACCGCCACTACGATATCAACGTCCTGGGACCGATCCTTGTGACGCAAGCTGCGATCAAGCACTTGCCCGCAGGCGGAAGCATCATCAACATCGGCTCCGGCGTGAGCCGCATCACGCCGCCGCATTCGACGGTGTACACCGGCACCAAAGCCGCGATTGATGCCCATACCGGAGTCTGGGCGCGCGAGCTGGGCCCACGTCAGATTCGCGTCAATTCCATCAATCCCGGCCTCGTCGAGACGGAGGGCACACATGCGGGTGGCTTCATTGGTTCAGAGCACGAGACATTCATCGCTAATCAGGCTCCTCTTGGCCGTACTGGCAAGGTTAGCGACATAGCCCCACTCGCGGTCTTTCTGGCCTCTGATGAGTCCGGCTGGCTGACCGGCGAAGTCCTGATAGCCAGCGGCGGAGTGCGTTGA
- a CDS encoding ATP-binding protein: MMDNPFEFGRELGTDELVDRQAEVTAVIETLRQGTKLFLIGPRRFGKTSILKTAEDRLVGKNSVVLRFDAESFPSLDLLVSALIAAAAKSLKGKVERVGDQITKFFSKLRPELSFSITQDAWNAKLGVNVASSQEAHVGLLVEALNGLEALAADQPEGRTVGLIIDEFQKVIEIGGLQAESQIRAAIQRHKRVGYVFAGSKTRMLTDMTMDATRPFYRLGQIRFIGPVPSEDFEVFLKGKFRAGGFRVDDPDAITRILQLAEDVPYNVQLLAHTCWYELRNQSATNPASLTPEIVDAAMLLIARQYDPFYTQIWSALTAIQQKTLLAVISEAGAGLQSRKVSQFVGRGASTVQRSVGSLIEKDILREEEHEGATRLRFEDPFFSQWIRAFPARAAGLIQA; the protein is encoded by the coding sequence GTGATGGATAATCCTTTTGAGTTCGGCAGAGAGCTTGGCACCGACGAGCTGGTGGACCGCCAGGCCGAGGTGACCGCCGTCATCGAAACTCTCCGCCAAGGAACCAAGCTCTTCCTCATCGGCCCCCGCCGCTTCGGCAAGACATCGATTCTTAAGACGGCTGAAGACCGTCTTGTGGGCAAGAATTCCGTCGTCCTCCGCTTCGATGCGGAGAGCTTTCCCTCGCTCGATCTTCTGGTCTCCGCTCTCATTGCAGCAGCGGCGAAGAGCCTCAAGGGGAAGGTCGAGCGGGTCGGAGACCAGATCACGAAATTCTTTTCCAAGCTCCGACCGGAGCTGAGCTTCAGCATCACCCAGGACGCATGGAACGCGAAGTTGGGCGTGAATGTCGCCTCAAGCCAGGAGGCTCATGTCGGCCTTTTGGTCGAGGCTCTCAACGGCCTAGAAGCACTCGCCGCCGACCAGCCCGAAGGTCGCACTGTGGGCCTGATCATCGACGAATTCCAGAAGGTCATTGAGATTGGTGGCTTGCAAGCCGAATCGCAGATTCGCGCTGCAATCCAAAGACATAAGCGCGTGGGTTATGTCTTTGCCGGCTCCAAGACTCGGATGCTTACCGACATGACAATGGACGCGACGAGGCCCTTCTACCGGCTCGGCCAAATCCGTTTCATCGGCCCGGTTCCCAGCGAAGACTTCGAGGTCTTTCTCAAGGGAAAGTTTCGCGCCGGGGGCTTCCGAGTCGACGATCCAGACGCGATCACCCGCATCCTGCAATTGGCTGAAGATGTCCCCTACAACGTGCAGCTTTTGGCACACACTTGCTGGTACGAATTACGGAACCAATCGGCCACGAATCCAGCCTCTCTGACACCCGAAATTGTCGATGCTGCGATGCTCCTCATCGCCCGACAATATGACCCCTTTTACACCCAGATCTGGTCGGCTCTGACGGCCATCCAGCAGAAGACTTTGCTCGCCGTCATCAGCGAGGCCGGGGCGGGTCTACAGTCCCGCAAAGTCTCCCAATTCGTCGGGCGAGGGGCATCCACTGTCCAAAGGTCGGTGGGGTCGCTGATCGAGAAGGACATCTTGCGCGAAGAAGAACACGAGGGTGCCACGAGACTTCGCTTTGAAGACCCGTTCTTCTCACAATGGATTCGCGCATTTCCGGCGAGAGCTGCCGGGCTGATTCAAGCTTAG
- a CDS encoding SDR family NAD(P)-dependent oxidoreductase — protein MAGRLNGKVALVTGGSSGIGLATAKRFIAEGATVYITGRKQEALDAAVRSIGGNITAVKADSSNVADLDRVYSTIKNKSGHLDVLFVNAGIAAFAPLPGVTDEHFDSIVNTNLKGVVFTVKQALSVLAPGASIIINSSTAAFKPMAAFGIYSATKAAVAQLARVWLLELKEQKIRVNVVSPGMVDTPAIDGLAGEQAAGMKAHVGSLNPLGRIASPNDIASVALFLGSDDAEYVNGVDIVVDGGANLV, from the coding sequence ATGGCAGGAAGACTTAATGGCAAGGTAGCGCTGGTAACGGGCGGAAGCTCGGGTATTGGCTTGGCAACCGCGAAGCGCTTTATCGCGGAAGGCGCAACCGTCTACATCACGGGTCGCAAGCAGGAAGCTTTGGACGCGGCGGTTCGCTCGATTGGCGGCAACATCACCGCAGTGAAGGCAGATTCCAGCAATGTTGCTGACCTGGATCGCGTGTACTCGACGATCAAGAACAAGAGCGGCCATCTGGACGTTCTCTTTGTCAACGCCGGAATCGCGGCTTTCGCTCCGCTTCCCGGCGTGACTGACGAGCATTTCGACAGCATCGTCAACACCAACCTCAAGGGTGTTGTGTTCACCGTGAAGCAGGCGCTTTCCGTCCTCGCTCCCGGAGCCTCGATCATCATCAACTCCTCAACTGCAGCTTTCAAGCCGATGGCAGCATTCGGTATCTACAGCGCGACCAAGGCTGCGGTAGCTCAGTTGGCTCGTGTATGGCTCCTTGAACTGAAGGAACAGAAGATCCGTGTCAACGTCGTGAGCCCCGGCATGGTCGATACCCCCGCCATCGACGGCCTTGCTGGTGAGCAGGCGGCTGGCATGAAGGCCCACGTGGGTTCTCTGAACCCCCTTGGCCGCATTGCGAGCCCGAATGACATCGCATCCGTCGCTCTCTTCCTCGGTTCCGATGATGCTGAATACGTCAACGGCGTGGACATCGTCGTTGATGGTGGAGCGAACCTGGTCTAA
- a CDS encoding helix-turn-helix domain-containing protein: MAQPADGETRRSRKARTVPYQPRYDKFLSKLIKAREEAGLTQRDVAEQLGMFHSWISKTESGDRRLDVMELMLLAELYGKPPSYLLED, from the coding sequence ATGGCCCAGCCTGCGGATGGTGAAACTCGGAGATCACGCAAGGCGAGAACGGTCCCGTATCAGCCACGTTACGACAAATTCCTCTCAAAACTGATTAAAGCTCGTGAAGAAGCTGGCCTCACGCAGAGGGATGTGGCCGAACAACTGGGCATGTTTCATTCATGGATATCCAAGACGGAGTCTGGAGACAGGCGGCTCGATGTGATGGAGCTGATGCTGTTGGCGGAACTCTACGGGAAACCTCCCAGCTATCTTTTGGAAGACTAA
- a CDS encoding efflux RND transporter permease subunit, which translates to MSSFSIRNPYLIVVLCLVMMLLGAVSIGDMPVDMFPAVNLPVVAVATFYSGMPPQQIEANITYHLERQFTLASGIDHMESRSLPGVSLIKVYFRAGTDPDADAASISSLASSDLRDMPPGTYPPIVLKQDAASTPVALVTLSGSGLNESKLKDIGQNFVRNQLASVAGASVTQPFGGRWRQIMLYADPYKLEANQLSPMDMVRSVNEANVILPAGDVQIGRYDYNIYTNSMLKGAEDIAQVPLKMVGQAPVRVGDVATPQDSFGLQYNIVRVNGQRGVYLPIFKQGGDSNTIAIVNGVTDTLKKLVDVPASLKTDVEFDQSRFVKTAIETLVHEGGVGLFLTCLMILIFLGSLRATVAVFFSIPLSLLTTFFVLKMTGSSINSMVLGGLALALSRLIDNSVVVLENIFRHLEEGESPEVAAENGGKEVALPVLAGTLTTVVVFFPVTMLYGVSKFLFSALALAVVISLFASYFVALTVVPLFCARFIKSPHGEVVHESSEFEAEINAYAKSTHHGPWARFNMAFAHGFNALLHRYDRLVERVLGRPWRTLAAAGLLLVVSLCLFPLLGLSFFPRIDAGQFVISFKAPSGTKLEATEGEAERIEAIVRRIVSKHDLGMVVTNIGVDPGFSALFSPNAAMHTGFTQVALADNHTISSFRYIDEVKAAIAKEIPEVQTFYSSGSLVDGVLNMGSPAPIDVRITGNDVTADFGLAQKLASQIRQIHGIADVYIPQDIDYPSLRISVDRTRASQLGLTEKEVVSNIITALTSNQMIAPSIWIDPNSGNNYFLTVMYKEGQIRSLEDLKAIPLHGTNISQPTRLDMVAKIEQFNAPTEMDHTQIRRNLDIYVRPQEEDLGKITAAIQKIVDGANPPRGINVTLAGSVTSMNASFHSFAIGLTLSVVLLYLILVAQFRSFLDPFIILLALPPGITGVILALLLWGTTLNVMSLMGVVMLAGIALSNSILIVEFAHHLRAQGMQVKEAITLSCRVRLRPILMTSLATLIGLLPMALKLGEGSESYAPLAQALIGGLTLSVLLTIFLVPAGFYLAYGRQDSTKHA; encoded by the coding sequence ATGTCATCCTTTTCCATCCGCAATCCTTACCTCATCGTAGTGCTGTGCCTTGTGATGATGCTCCTTGGTGCCGTCAGCATTGGCGACATGCCCGTGGACATGTTTCCCGCGGTGAATCTTCCTGTTGTGGCTGTTGCAACGTTTTATTCCGGCATGCCACCGCAGCAGATTGAGGCCAACATCACCTATCATCTGGAACGCCAGTTCACACTCGCGTCTGGTATTGATCACATGGAGTCGCGTTCGCTTCCCGGCGTGTCTCTCATAAAGGTGTACTTCCGTGCGGGTACGGACCCGGACGCGGATGCCGCCAGCATCTCCTCGCTTGCAAGCAGCGATCTTCGCGACATGCCGCCAGGCACATATCCTCCCATCGTTCTGAAACAGGATGCTGCCAGCACACCGGTTGCACTGGTTACACTCAGTGGCTCCGGGTTAAACGAAAGCAAACTTAAAGACATAGGCCAGAACTTCGTACGTAACCAATTGGCAAGCGTCGCGGGTGCGTCGGTAACGCAGCCGTTTGGCGGACGGTGGCGGCAGATCATGCTCTATGCCGATCCGTACAAGCTAGAGGCCAATCAACTCAGCCCCATGGATATGGTTCGGTCTGTGAACGAAGCCAATGTCATCCTTCCTGCGGGTGATGTTCAGATTGGCCGATATGACTACAACATCTATACCAACTCCATGCTGAAGGGCGCCGAAGACATCGCTCAGGTGCCGCTGAAGATGGTAGGCCAGGCCCCTGTCCGCGTAGGTGATGTGGCAACACCACAAGACTCCTTCGGTCTGCAATACAACATCGTGCGCGTGAATGGCCAACGTGGTGTTTATCTCCCCATCTTCAAGCAAGGTGGTGATTCCAACACCATCGCCATCGTCAACGGCGTAACTGACACTCTGAAGAAGCTCGTGGATGTTCCGGCTTCTCTCAAAACAGATGTCGAGTTCGACCAATCCCGTTTTGTAAAAACCGCGATTGAAACACTTGTTCACGAAGGTGGTGTTGGTCTATTCCTCACCTGCTTGATGATTCTCATCTTCCTGGGAAGCCTCCGTGCAACGGTGGCTGTATTTTTCTCTATTCCGTTGTCGTTGCTGACAACCTTCTTTGTTTTGAAGATGACTGGAAGTTCTATCAACAGCATGGTCCTCGGAGGATTAGCGCTTGCGCTCTCGCGCCTGATTGATAACTCGGTCGTCGTTCTTGAAAATATCTTCCGGCATCTTGAAGAGGGGGAATCACCCGAAGTCGCCGCAGAAAACGGTGGCAAAGAAGTCGCCCTCCCCGTATTGGCCGGAACGCTCACCACAGTGGTGGTCTTCTTCCCCGTCACCATGCTGTACGGTGTCAGCAAGTTCCTCTTCTCCGCTCTGGCTCTTGCGGTTGTCATCTCACTCTTTGCTTCATACTTTGTAGCGTTGACCGTAGTTCCTCTCTTCTGCGCACGATTCATCAAGAGTCCGCATGGTGAGGTTGTCCATGAATCATCAGAGTTCGAAGCGGAAATTAATGCCTATGCCAAGAGCACGCATCATGGTCCCTGGGCGCGCTTCAATATGGCTTTTGCACACGGATTTAACGCACTCCTGCATCGTTATGATCGGCTTGTCGAACGAGTCCTTGGGCGTCCATGGCGGACGCTGGCGGCGGCCGGACTACTGCTGGTTGTCTCGCTCTGCCTCTTTCCGCTCCTTGGACTTTCCTTCTTCCCACGCATAGATGCAGGCCAGTTTGTCATCAGCTTCAAGGCTCCTTCCGGAACAAAACTGGAAGCAACTGAAGGTGAAGCAGAACGCATTGAAGCGATTGTTCGTCGCATTGTTTCCAAGCATGACCTCGGAATGGTCGTCACAAACATTGGTGTTGACCCTGGCTTCTCTGCCCTCTTCTCTCCCAACGCGGCAATGCATACGGGATTCACACAGGTCGCTCTTGCGGACAATCACACGATCAGCAGTTTCCGCTATATCGATGAAGTAAAGGCGGCTATTGCAAAGGAAATTCCTGAAGTTCAAACGTTCTACTCTTCCGGAAGCCTGGTGGACGGCGTTCTAAATATGGGGTCTCCTGCGCCCATTGATGTCCGCATTACTGGTAACGATGTAACTGCTGACTTTGGATTGGCGCAGAAACTCGCATCACAGATCCGTCAGATCCATGGCATTGCTGACGTATATATCCCACAAGACATCGACTATCCTTCGCTCCGCATCTCCGTAGATCGCACACGCGCCAGCCAGCTTGGTTTAACAGAAAAGGAGGTTGTCTCCAACATCATCACCGCGCTGACATCGAACCAGATGATTGCCCCTTCCATCTGGATCGATCCCAACAGCGGGAATAATTATTTCCTTACCGTCATGTACAAGGAAGGTCAGATCAGATCACTTGAAGATCTGAAAGCGATTCCCCTTCATGGCACAAACATCTCGCAACCCACGCGACTCGACATGGTGGCGAAGATCGAACAGTTCAATGCTCCCACGGAGATGGATCACACACAGATTCGTCGCAATCTGGATATCTACGTGCGGCCACAGGAAGAAGATTTGGGCAAGATCACGGCAGCAATTCAGAAGATCGTGGACGGAGCCAATCCCCCGCGCGGCATCAACGTGACGCTTGCAGGCAGTGTGACTTCTATGAACGCTTCCTTTCACAGCTTTGCCATCGGCCTAACGCTTTCCGTGGTTCTTCTTTATCTGATTCTCGTTGCGCAGTTCCGTTCATTCCTGGATCCGTTCATCATCCTGCTGGCATTGCCTCCGGGAATTACGGGCGTCATTCTTGCCCTGTTGCTATGGGGCACCACGCTCAATGTCATGTCCCTGATGGGTGTCGTCATGCTTGCCGGCATTGCACTCTCCAACAGCATTCTGATTGTGGAATTTGCACATCATCTGCGTGCACAGGGGATGCAGGTGAAAGAAGCGATTACACTCTCCTGCCGCGTGCGTCTTCGCCCCATTTTGATGACTTCCCTTGCCACACTCATTGGACTTCTTCCCATGGCGCTGAAATTGGGTGAAGGCAGTGAGTCGTATGCACCGCTGGCCCAGGCACTCATCGGAGGATTAACGCTGTCCGTACTGCTAACGATCTTCCTGGTGCCTGCTGGTTTTTATCTTGCCTATGGACGACAGGACTCAACGAAGCACGCATAA
- a CDS encoding VOC family protein, whose translation MSTATHSYVAAATVGIQPPSYRLPDEIHVGRVTLAVSDLERSLSFYQDVIGLAPINAGSEVAELGVDGKVLLELRQLPGILPLVPRSRLGLYHAAFLLPDRGALGSFVNHLHSMKIRYGSSDHFFSEALYLVDPDGLNIEVYADRPRNTWRVEGNELIGGGVQLDLAGLSAASSGPWSGAPTGTTVGHVHLYIGDLREAARFYHEVLGFTIMTWSLQSALFIAAGGYHHYVGLNVWAAGSPIASAQDARLLHWELVLNVPIRV comes from the coding sequence ATGTCTACTGCTACTCACTCTTATGTCGCTGCTGCCACGGTTGGCATTCAACCTCCGTCGTACCGTCTGCCGGACGAGATTCATGTTGGACGTGTGACCCTTGCTGTATCCGATCTCGAACGTTCCTTGAGTTTTTATCAGGATGTGATCGGCCTGGCACCGATCAACGCTGGAAGCGAAGTGGCGGAGTTGGGTGTAGACGGGAAGGTTCTGCTCGAACTGCGACAACTTCCCGGCATCCTTCCTTTGGTTCCTCGCAGTCGTCTCGGTCTCTATCACGCGGCATTCCTTCTGCCAGATCGTGGAGCGTTAGGTAGTTTCGTGAACCATCTGCATTCCATGAAGATCCGCTACGGATCGAGCGACCACTTTTTCAGTGAAGCTCTCTATCTGGTCGACCCAGATGGTTTGAACATCGAGGTCTATGCAGATCGACCGCGCAACACTTGGCGGGTCGAAGGCAATGAGTTGATCGGCGGCGGAGTCCAGCTCGATCTCGCGGGGTTGTCGGCAGCGAGTTCCGGGCCGTGGTCGGGGGCGCCTACAGGTACCACCGTTGGACACGTGCATCTCTACATTGGTGATCTGCGTGAGGCCGCTCGCTTCTACCACGAAGTGCTGGGCTTCACGATCATGACGTGGAGCCTGCAGAGCGCTTTGTTCATCGCGGCTGGCGGATATCACCATTACGTTGGGCTCAACGTGTGGGCAGCAGGTTCCCCTATTGCCTCGGCACAAGACGCCCGACTCCTTCACTGGGAGCTTGTCTTGAACGTCCCCATCAGGGTCTGA